From the genome of Macrobrachium nipponense isolate FS-2020 chromosome 29, ASM1510439v2, whole genome shotgun sequence, one region includes:
- the LOC135206028 gene encoding putative autophagy-related protein 11 — METAKVSGYNASFIMIATYCFLLQVLYFLCCDLYVSICEDCVTLFGSQQIHVGVQDISSYNMADSRDPEIVIVQRNSFVTSAFAVAIPVMALLAGLAFAVYCFHKIKGTRDLDVLDISKETILEDSMETEHLDDMEQLDETDDDSDTDFDEVARLEDSLNMEQLDETDDDLDTDCDEVDEVVRLEDSLNMEQLDETDDLDTDCDDVDEVARLEDSLNMEQLDGYLLQQIEKLLDDKLHLEEDLRLAQNKVQKLEKVNEEQTATITTLESHLGEKDLLLKKRDEEEREREMFFQQEIAEKQRELEATVQKETELCLKLKESENMNQLLDLENEEFCKMNEDLRNDLLDKEKEVDLLKESLNLKTKELEEGQDIREIMKRRLEENEEDNSSLQEKLRLAEKENVSIQQDVLIMQDENQKLQSLLSQAESVAILTKEILNAEKTSP; from the coding sequence ATGGAGACAGCGAAAGTCTCCGGGTATAACGCTTCATTCATCATGATTGCGACTTATTGCTTTTTGCTACAAGTGCTGTATTTCTTGTGCTGTGACCTGTATGTTTCTATCTGTGAGGACTGTGTAACCTTGTTTGGTTCTCAACAGATTCATGTTGGCGTACAGGACATATCCTCTTATAATATGGCGGATTCTCGTGATCCGGAAATCGTGATTGTACAACGTAACAGCTTTGTTACCTCAGCCTTTGCCGTCGCCATCCCTGTGATGGCATTGTTGGCAGGCTTGGCGTTTGCTGTTTACTGTTTTCACAAGATTAAAGGAACACGAGATCTTGACGTCTTGGATATTAGTAAAGAAACCATACTGGAAGACAGTATGGAAACTgaacatctcgatgatatggAACAACTGGACGAGACTGATGACGACTCAGACACCGACTTTGACGAAGTGGCTAGACTGGAAGACAGTCTAAACATGGAACAACTCGACGAGACTGATGACGACTTGGATACTGACTGTGATGAAGTTGACGAAGTAGTTAGACTGGAAGACAGTCTAAACATGGAACAACTCGATGAGACTGATGACTTGGATACTGACTGTGACGACGTTGACGAAGTGGCTAGACTGGAAGACAGTCTAAATATGGAACAACTCGACGGTTATCTTCTTCAACAAATTGAAAAACTTCTCGATGACAAACTGCATTTAGAGGAAGATTTAAGATTGGCTCAAAATAAAGTGCAGAAGCTGGAAAAGGTAAATGAAGAACAGACGGCTACAATAACGACATTGGAGAGTCATCTGGGTGAGAAAGATCTCTTGCTCAAGaagagagacgaagaggaaagagagagggaaatgttTTTCCAGCAGGAGATAGCTGAGAAGCAGAGAGAGCTGGAGGCCACTGTACAGAAGGAAACAGAACTCTGCCTGAAATTAAAAGAATCCGAAAATATGAATCAGTTGCTTGATTTGGAAAACGAAGAGTTCTGTAAAATGAATGAAGACCTTAGGAACGATTTACTTGATAAAGAGAAGGAAGTCGACCTTCTGAAAGAATCCCTCAACCTTAAAACTAAGGAATTGGAGGAAGGTCAAGACATACGGGAAATAATGAAGAGACGATTGGAGGAAAATGAAGAGGATAACTCTTCTCTCCAAGAAAAACTGAGGCTCGCTGAAAAAGAGAACGTAAGTATCCAGCAGGATGTCCTAATTATGCAGGACGAAAATCAAAAGCTCCAGTCACTTCTCAGCCAAGCAGAATCTGTGGCCATCTTGACAAAGGAAATCTTAAACGCTGAGAAAACAAGTCCATGA